The genome window CGATGCGCTTCGCCAAGGGCCTCGACTTCGGCTGCGTGTGGATCAACACCCACATCCCGATCGTGGCCGAGATGCCGCACGGCGGCTTCAAGCACTCCGGCTACGGCAAGGACCTGTCGATGTACGGCTTCGAGGACTACACGCGCATCAAGCACGTCATGTCGTACATCGGGGAGTGAGCGTCAGCGCCTGACCGCGACGATGAGGGTGCCGACCGCGAGCAGCGGCAGCACCCAGAGCGACGCGACGACATAGCCGCCCGCCGGGGGCACCAGCGCCCCGGCGGGCGTCGCCGCCGCGAGCAGCAGGCCGGCCAGCGCGCTGCCGATGCTGAAGCCGACGCTGCGGACGATCTGGTTGATCGAGAGCACGCTCGCCGTCTCGGCGGCGGGGACGCCTTCCAGGACGAGCCGCGGCATCACCGCCGAGACGCCGCCGACGCCGAAGCCGAGGACGGTCATGGCCAGCAGCACCGCGGCGAGCGAGCCGGTGCCGACCGCCAGCAGCACGGCGGCCGCGGCGACCGCGGCGGCGGAGAGCGCGAAGACGCCGCGCGCGCCGGTGCGCGGGACCATCCGCGGGGCGACACGTCCCGCGACGAACCCCAGGGCCGAGAACGGGATGAGCGCGGCTCCTGCCGCGACGCCGGGAAGCGCGAACCCGTAGCCGGAGCCGGCCGGGGTCTGCAGGAAGCGGGTGAGCAGGCTGAAGATCAGATACATCCCGACGCCGGAGACGAGCATCGCGGAGTTCGCCCGGAGCACGGCCGGCCTCCCGAGCAGCCGGAGGTCGGCCAGCGGCGCAGGGACGCGCAACTCGACGACCGCCCACGCGGCGAGCACGAGCGCGGAGAGGGCGAGGATGGCCGCGCCGACGATCGGCGGAGTCCAGACCGCGGGCTCCGCCACGACCAGCAGCACGCCCAGCGTCCCGAGGCCGAGCAGCACGGCCCCCGCGATGTCGAGCCGCGGCGTCGGACCGGGGGCGTCGCGCGGGATGCTCCGCCATGCGACCACGAGGGAGGCGACCGAGAGGACCAGTCCGAACGCGTACGCCGCGCGGAGGCCCGCGAGCTGGTCGATGAGTCCGACCAGCGGATAGCCGACGCCGATGCCGACGGTGGACGCCACCGACAGCGCCGCGATGGTGCTCGCCGAGCGCGCCTCCGGCAGCTCGGTCCGGGCGACGCTCATCAGCAGCGCGACGGCGCCGAGGCCGAGCCCCTGGAGCCCGCGTCCGGCGACGAGCACCCCGAACGCCGCGCCGGCGCCGCCCGGCAGCGGGAGCGCCGTGAGGACCCCGCCCAGCACGACGACGGCGAGCGAGCCGAGCAGCGTGACCCGGCGAAGCGGACCGGCGCCGAGCCTGCCGAGCAGCGGCCCGGCGATCGCGCCGGCGAAGAGCGTGACGGTGAGCGTCCACTGAGCGGCCGCGAGCGGCACCCGCAGGGTGGTCGCGACGGAGGTGATCAGCGGGGCGCCCAGGCTCCCGACCACGGCGACGACGAGGGCGACGGCGACGAGCGCGGCGCTGAGCCGCGGCGCGGGCCGGTCGGAGGTCATCGCGGGCAACACTACGCGACACGCCGTCCGGCCCTAAACATCCGTTCCTAGAGGTATGCGGGCCGGGCCTCGGTTACGCTGCCTGCACACACATCGTCGTGTGCGACTGATCCGGAAGGCATTCGATGTCTGCAGAACCCTCGTCCTCGGCCCATCTGGAGGACGGCGAGCACCTCGCCGTCCTCGGGTACGAGGACTCCTTCAACCGGTCCATGACTCTGTGGGCCAACTTCGCTCTCGGCTTCACGTACCTCTCGCCGCTCGTCGGCGTGTACTCGCTGTTCGCGGTCGCGATGGCGACAGGGGGACCGCCCTCCATCTGGTGGATCCTCATCGTCGGAGCCGGCCAGTTCCTGGTCTCGCTCGTCTTCGGCGAGGTCGTCTCGCAGTACCCGATCCACGGCGGCATCTACCCGTGGGCGCGGCGGCTGTGGGGCCGGCGGTACGCGTGGATGGCGGCCTGGGTCTACATCTGGGCGATGATCGTCACCATCACCGCGGTGGCGTCGTACGGCAGCGGCTTCCTCGCGAGCCTGTTCGGCCTCCCCGCCACCAAGGAGGTCACCTTCGGGCTGACCGTGCTGCTGCTGGTGGTGGCGCTCGCGCTGAACTTCACCGGCACGAAGACGCTGGCGACCGTCGCGCGTATCGGACTGTCGGCGGAGCTGATCGGCGTCATCGCCGTCGGCCTCTACCTGCTGATCTTCCAGCGCAAGCACCCGTTCTCGGTGTTCTTCGACACGATGGGCGTGCAGGGCCACGGCTCCTACCTGTTCGCGTTCCTCGGCGCCGCGCTCGCCGGGCTGTTCCTCTTCTACGGCTTCGAGGCGTGCGGCGACGTCGCCGAGGAGGTCGCGAACCCGGCCCGGCGCATCCCGGTCGCCATGATGATGACGATCCTGGTCGGTGGCGTCTCCGCGCTGTTCGCGTTCGGCGGCTACATCCTGGCCGCGCCCGACCTGGCGAAGATCGTCGCGGGCAAAGACGTCGACCCGATCCCGGAGATCCTGCAGTCCGCCCTCGGCGACGTCGGCGCCAAGATCTTCCTCGTGGTCGCGGTCACCGCGTTCCTGTCCTGCGTGCTCAGCCTGCAGGCGGCCGCGAGCCGGCTGCTGTTCTCGTTCGCACGCGACGGGATGATCCCGGCGCACCGCTGGCTGTCGCGGGTGTCGCCGCGCACGAAGGTGCCGGTGAACGCGCTGATCGTGGCGTGCAGCATCCCGGTGCTGATCAGCCTGATCGTCTACCTCGGCCCGGACGGGCTGATCACCCAGGTGACCGCGTTCGCGGTGCTCGGCATCTACGTGGCGTTCCAGTCCGTGGTGCTCGCGTCGCTGCGGCAGCGGCTGAAGGGCTGGCGTCCCGCCGGGCCGTTCTCGCTGGGCCGCGCCGGGCTGGTCGTCAACATCCTGGCGCTGGCGTACGGCATCTTCGCGATGATCCTGCTCGCCTGGCCGACGAGCACGGGCAACTGGTTCAACGACTGGATCGTGCTGATCGGGCTCGGGATCGTCGCGGGAGCCGGGCTGCTGTACCTGTTCCTGGCGCGGCCGGACCGGGCGTCGGACGCCCCGGCGGGCGACGCCATCCGCGTGGCCGAGCTGCTGCGGGCGCGCCGGAACGGCACGACAGCCCCGGCCGCCTCCGCGGAGCCGGCCCCCGCCACCGAGTAACCCCGCTCGCAGACCATCGCTTCCTCACTTCCTACCGCGACACGCCGTTGGCGAGCGGGAGAAAGTGAGGAAGCGATGGCTGCGTTGGTCAGGACTCTCTGCGCGGGATGGCCAGCGGGTTGCCGTCGCGGAGCTCGGGCGGGAGGACGTCCTGCGGGGCGTCCTGGTAGGCGATCGGGGTGAGCCAGCGGCGGATCGCCGTGGCCCCGACCGAGGTGTGGACGCTCGCGGTCGTCGCGGGCCACGCACCGCCGTGGTGCTGCGCCCAGCCGATCGCGACGCCGGTCGGCCAGCCGTCGAAGAGCAGGCGCCCGGCGATCGGGGTCAGCGCGGCCGCGAGTCCCGAGACGTCCTCGCCCGCGGCACGGTGGATCGTCGCGGTGAGGGACGGGCGCAGTGCCGCGATCAGCTCCGGGAGCTCGTCGTCGCGGTACGACACCAGCACGGTGACCGGCCCGAAGTGCTCCTCCAGGAACGCCTCCGGCTCGGCGAGGAGCGCCGCGGCGTCCACGAGGACGACCGCGGGCGTCGACGTGCCCGGCTCGTCCCGGCCGAGCAGCACCGTCGCGGCGTCGTCCGCGCCGAAGGCCTGGACGGCCGAGGCGTAGGCCGCGCTCATCCCGTCGGTGAGCTGCCGGGATGCCGGGGCCGAGCCGAGCGCGGCGGTCACCGCGTCGGCGACGCCCTCGCCGGACGGCACGAGCACCAGTCCCGGCTTGGTGCAGTACTGGCCCGCGTCGCGCGTGAAGGAGCCCACGAGGCCCGCGCCGATCTCGGCCGCGCGCTCGCGAGCGGCGGCGCGGGTGACGACGACGGGGTTGACGCTGCCCAGCTCCCCGTAGAACGGGATGGGGTCGGGCCGCGAGGCCGCGAGGTCGAACAGCGCTCGGCCGCCGCGCTCGGATCCGGTGAACCCGGCCGCGCGCACGGCGGGGTGCTGCACGAGCGCGACGCCCTCGTCCATCCCCTCCACGAGGGCGAACCAGCCCGCGGGCAGCACGCTCTGCGCGAGCTCGGCGGTGTAGCGGGAGAGCCGCGGATGGCCCGGGTGCGCCTTGACGATCACCGGGCAGCCCGCGGCGAGCGCCGACGCCGTGTCGTTGCCGAGCACGGAGAACGCGAACGGGAAGTTCGAGGACGTGTACACGGCCACCGGGCCGATCGGCCGCAGCATCCGCCGGAGGTCGGGGCGCGGCGGGATGAGCGAGGCGTCGGGGGAGTCGAGCGTCGCCTCCAGGTAGCCGCCCTCGCGCGCCACGCCCGCGAAGAAGCGGAGCTGGGCGGCCGTGCGGGTGACCTCGCCGTCCAGGCGCGCCTCCGAGAGGTGGGTCTCCTCGGCGGCGAGCGCGACCAGGGCGGCCCGGTCGGCGTCGAGGGCGTCGGCGAGCGCGTCGAGCCAGCCCGCGCGCTCCTCGCGCGTCCGGGGGAGCAGCGCGGCAGAGGCGGCGGCCGCGGCCGCGGCGTCGACCGACACGGTGGTCGTGACGTCGCCCATCAGAAGGCCGCCAGCCCGGTGAGCGCACGCCCGAGCACGAGGGTGTGGATCTCGTCCGTCCCCTCGTAGGTCCGCACCGACTCCAGGTTCGCCATGTGCCGCATCACCGGGAACGCGTTCGTGATCCCGTCGCCGCCCAGGATGGTGCGGGCCTCGCGTGCGATGGCCAGCGCCTCCCGCACACTGTTGAGCTTGCCGACGCTGATCTGCGTCGGGGTGAGCCTCCCCGCCTCCTTGAGCCGGCCGAGGTGCAGGGCGAGCAGCATCCCCTTCTCGTACTCGACCAGCATGTCGGCGAGCTTCTGCTGGATCAGCTGGGTCGCGCCGATGGGCCGGCCGAACACCTCGCGGGACGTCGCCCGCTCGATCGAGACCTCCAGACAGGAGCGCGCGGCGCCCATCGCGCCCCAGACGATCCCGTACCGCGCCTCGTTCAGGCAGGAGAACGGCCCGGACAGCCCGCGCGCCCCCGGGAGCATCGCCGACGCCGGCAGCCGCACGCCGTCCAGGACGATGTCGCACTGCACCGACGCGCGCATGGACAGCTTGCCGTCGATGGCCGTCGCGGTGAAGCCGGGCGTGCCGGTCGGGACGACGAAGCCGCGCACACCGTCCTCGGTCGCCGCCCACACCACCGCCACATCGGCGAGCGCCGCCAGGCCGATCCAGCGCTTGGCGCCCTCGATCACCCAGTCATCGCCGTCCCGCCGGGCGGTCGTGGTCATCGCGGCCGGGTCGCTGCCGCCCTGCGGCTCGGTGAGCGCGAAGCAGCCGATGCGCTCGCCGCGGGCCATCGGCGGGAGCCACTCGGCCTTCTGCTCGTCGGAGCCGAACTTCGAGATCGCGCTCATTGCTAGCGAGCCCTGCACCGAGACGAAGGTGCGCCAGCCGCTGTCCGCGGCCTCCAGCTCGTGGCAGACCAGGCCGTAGGCGACCGCGCCGGCGCCCGCGCAGCCGGGGTCCTTCAGATGCATGCCGAGGAAGCCGAGCGCTCCGAGCTCCGCGACGAACTCGCGGCGGAAGTGCTTGTCCTCGAAGTCCTGCTCGATGACGGGCGCGATGCGCTCGCGGGCGAATCGGCGGGCGGAGTCGCGCCAGCGCAGCTCCTCCTGGCCGAGCAGGTGGTCGAGGCTGAACGCCTCGTCGAGGGCGGCCGCGGCGGTGGCGGTCTGCGTGGTCATGGCGTGGTCCTTTCCGTGGACGCGGGCACGTCCAGCCAGTGGGGGTCGTGCGCGCCGAGCGGCGGCGGCGGGGTGCGGTGGACGGCGGGCGCCGCGCGCAGCCGGATCGGCGTGGCCGGCTGCCGGGAGACGCGCCCGGTCTCCTGGTCGACGGTCGTCGTGACCGGATCGAGGCCGAGGGAGGCCGCGAACGCGAACGCCTCGCCGACGCTGTTGACGAGTCCGGCCGGCACGCGCGCCTCCGTGAACGCGGCGACCCATCCGGCAGCGGGGCGCGCGGCGAGCGCGGGCTCCAGGGCGGCGCGCAGCTCGGCGCGGTGGCGCACCCGTTCCTCGTTGGTGGCGAACCGCGGGTCGGCGGCGAGGCCGGGCACGCCCAGCACGGTCGCGAACGCGGCGAACTGCCGGTCGTTGCCGACGGCGACCACGAGCTCGCGGTGGGCGGCGCGGAACAGCTCGTACGGCGCGATGCTCGGGTGCGCGTTGCCGAGCCGGCCGGGGGAGCGCCCGGTGGCGAGGGTGCTCGACGCCTGGTTGGTGAGGGCGGCGAGCAGGGAGCCGAGGAGGTCGACGTCGACGCGCGAGCCGAGCCCGGTGCGGTCGCGCTCGCGGAGGGCGAGCAGGATCCCGGACAGCGCGTTCTGGCCGGTCAGCACGTCCACCAGGGCGACGCCCACCTTGCTGGGCTCGCCGTCCGGCGCTCCGGTGATGCTCATGAGGCCGCCGACGGCCTGGACGAGCAGGTCGTAGCCGGGCAGCGCGGCGCCCTCGGCGCGGCCGAACCCGGTGATCGAGCAGTAGACGAGACCGGGGTTCGCCGAGCGCAGGGAGTCCTCGTCCAGGCCGAAGCGCTCCATCACCCCCGGGCGGAAGTTCTCCACCAGCACGTCGGCCGTCTCGGCGAGGCGCCTGGCGGCGGCGAGGCCGTCCGGTGTGCCGAGGTCGCAGACCACGGAGCGCTTGTTCCGGTTGACCGACGCGAAGTACGTGGACTCGCCCGCCTCGTCCACCGGCGGCCGCCAGGACCGGGTGTCGTCGCCCGCCGGGCTCTCGATCTTCACGACGTCGGCGCCGAAGTCGGCGAGCATCATCGTCGCGTACGGACCGGCCAGCACCCGGGAGAAGTCGGCGACGCGCAGGCCGGAGAGGATGCCGTCGGCCATGCTCGCTCCTTCGCTCGGACGGTCGCGTGACGTCCGTCTGCAATTCATCCTATACCGAATGATTGGGTGGGGTTATCGTGGAGGCGTGACCACCTCCACGCGCGATGCTGCCGGAACGACCCGGTCGGCGCCAGGGGCCAGGGACGCCGTCTTCGCGCAGCTCTCCGACACGGGCCGCGCCGAGCAGGTGGCCAGGCGCCTCGCCGACGCGATCGTCCTCGGCGTGCTGA of Leifsonia shinshuensis contains these proteins:
- a CDS encoding MFS transporter; its protein translation is MTSDRPAPRLSAALVAVALVVAVVGSLGAPLITSVATTLRVPLAAAQWTLTVTLFAGAIAGPLLGRLGAGPLRRVTLLGSLAVVVLGGVLTALPLPGGAGAAFGVLVAGRGLQGLGLGAVALLMSVARTELPEARSASTIAALSVASTVGIGVGYPLVGLIDQLAGLRAAYAFGLVLSVASLVVAWRSIPRDAPGPTPRLDIAGAVLLGLGTLGVLLVVAEPAVWTPPIVGAAILALSALVLAAWAVVELRVPAPLADLRLLGRPAVLRANSAMLVSGVGMYLIFSLLTRFLQTPAGSGYGFALPGVAAGAALIPFSALGFVAGRVAPRMVPRTGARGVFALSAAAVAAAAVLLAVGTGSLAAVLLAMTVLGFGVGGVSAVMPRLVLEGVPAAETASVLSINQIVRSVGFSIGSALAGLLLAAATPAGALVPPAGGYVVASLWVLPLLAVGTLIVAVRR
- a CDS encoding APC family permease translates to MSAEPSSSAHLEDGEHLAVLGYEDSFNRSMTLWANFALGFTYLSPLVGVYSLFAVAMATGGPPSIWWILIVGAGQFLVSLVFGEVVSQYPIHGGIYPWARRLWGRRYAWMAAWVYIWAMIVTITAVASYGSGFLASLFGLPATKEVTFGLTVLLLVVALALNFTGTKTLATVARIGLSAELIGVIAVGLYLLIFQRKHPFSVFFDTMGVQGHGSYLFAFLGAALAGLFLFYGFEACGDVAEEVANPARRIPVAMMMTILVGGVSALFAFGGYILAAPDLAKIVAGKDVDPIPEILQSALGDVGAKIFLVVAVTAFLSCVLSLQAAASRLLFSFARDGMIPAHRWLSRVSPRTKVPVNALIVACSIPVLISLIVYLGPDGLITQVTAFAVLGIYVAFQSVVLASLRQRLKGWRPAGPFSLGRAGLVVNILALAYGIFAMILLAWPTSTGNWFNDWIVLIGLGIVAGAGLLYLFLARPDRASDAPAGDAIRVAELLRARRNGTTAPAASAEPAPATE
- a CDS encoding aldehyde dehydrogenase family protein gives rise to the protein MGDVTTTVSVDAAAAAAASAALLPRTREERAGWLDALADALDADRAALVALAAEETHLSEARLDGEVTRTAAQLRFFAGVAREGGYLEATLDSPDASLIPPRPDLRRMLRPIGPVAVYTSSNFPFAFSVLGNDTASALAAGCPVIVKAHPGHPRLSRYTAELAQSVLPAGWFALVEGMDEGVALVQHPAVRAAGFTGSERGGRALFDLAASRPDPIPFYGELGSVNPVVVTRAAARERAAEIGAGLVGSFTRDAGQYCTKPGLVLVPSGEGVADAVTAALGSAPASRQLTDGMSAAYASAVQAFGADDAATVLLGRDEPGTSTPAVVLVDAAALLAEPEAFLEEHFGPVTVLVSYRDDELPELIAALRPSLTATIHRAAGEDVSGLAAALTPIAGRLLFDGWPTGVAIGWAQHHGGAWPATTASVHTSVGATAIRRWLTPIAYQDAPQDVLPPELRDGNPLAIPRRES
- a CDS encoding acyl-CoA dehydrogenase family protein; this translates as MTTQTATAAAALDEAFSLDHLLGQEELRWRDSARRFARERIAPVIEQDFEDKHFRREFVAELGALGFLGMHLKDPGCAGAGAVAYGLVCHELEAADSGWRTFVSVQGSLAMSAISKFGSDEQKAEWLPPMARGERIGCFALTEPQGGSDPAAMTTTARRDGDDWVIEGAKRWIGLAALADVAVVWAATEDGVRGFVVPTGTPGFTATAIDGKLSMRASVQCDIVLDGVRLPASAMLPGARGLSGPFSCLNEARYGIVWGAMGAARSCLEVSIERATSREVFGRPIGATQLIQQKLADMLVEYEKGMLLALHLGRLKEAGRLTPTQISVGKLNSVREALAIAREARTILGGDGITNAFPVMRHMANLESVRTYEGTDEIHTLVLGRALTGLAAF
- a CDS encoding CaiB/BaiF CoA transferase family protein, giving the protein MADGILSGLRVADFSRVLAGPYATMMLADFGADVVKIESPAGDDTRSWRPPVDEAGESTYFASVNRNKRSVVCDLGTPDGLAAARRLAETADVLVENFRPGVMERFGLDEDSLRSANPGLVYCSITGFGRAEGAALPGYDLLVQAVGGLMSITGAPDGEPSKVGVALVDVLTGQNALSGILLALRERDRTGLGSRVDVDLLGSLLAALTNQASSTLATGRSPGRLGNAHPSIAPYELFRAAHRELVVAVGNDRQFAAFATVLGVPGLAADPRFATNEERVRHRAELRAALEPALAARPAAGWVAAFTEARVPAGLVNSVGEAFAFAASLGLDPVTTTVDQETGRVSRQPATPIRLRAAPAVHRTPPPPLGAHDPHWLDVPASTERTTP